The following nucleotide sequence is from Cyanobacteriota bacterium.
GATTTGGCTAAGCGTGAAAGTCGCTTCCGCCGCGGTGAAATCAACCTGCTTAGTTGTTCTACTACCCTAGAAATGGGAGTTGATATAGGTGAACTACAAGCTGTAGTGCTGCGTAACTTCCCTCCTCATGTCAGCAACTATCAACAACGGGCCGGACGAGCCGGACGACGTACCGATGGGGTCGCGATTACTCTGATGTATGGGCAGCGTCGCCCCCACGATCGCTACTACTTTGAACAACCCGATCTTTTGATTGCAGGCAAAAACCAAATTCCGAAACTTGATCCTAGCAACTTCCAAGTGCAAGAACGCCATATTCGAGCCGAGTTGTTAGCAGCCTTCCTGCGACGAGACCAGAAAGGAGCCGAGGAGGTGACAATCGCCGATTTCCTCACTCTGCCAACCGAAGCACCTATCCCCAACTTCAACCCACCCCCAGACTCCTACATCACCCAATTCCAGCATTGGCTCCAGGGAGATGAAGCCCGTGGCTTAGCAAGGGACTGGTTAGAGATCCTGGGTGGATCAGACCGATCGCCTCAGACTGTGTTGCAAGACTTTAGTCAGTGCATGGATGACTTTCAGAAGCAACAGTTACAAGACTATGATGCTTTGGCGAAGGTCTTATCCAGTTTACAACAGCGACTCACAGATCCTGAAGAAACAAAAAACCTGACTAAAATTGCCCAGCGCATAGCAGGCACCCACACGGAACTGAAGAAAGTTGCTAGCCGCCGCCTCCATGATGAACTGGCTCGCGCAAGCATCCTACCAATTTATGGATTTCCGATCGACGTTGTCCGATTAATGACCGCCCAAGCCGAGCATCGCCTAGAGCGCGATCGTCGTCTGGCTTTAGGGGAATATGCCCCCGGTCAGGATGTGGTTGTAGACGATCGGGTGTATACCAGTGTTGGCATTGTCCAGCCCGAAAAACTCGAAAAGCGCCACTACT
It contains:
- a CDS encoding helicase-related protein, with product DLAKRESRFRRGEINLLSCSTTLEMGVDIGELQAVVLRNFPPHVSNYQQRAGRAGRRTDGVAITLMYGQRRPHDRYYFEQPDLLIAGKNQIPKLDPSNFQVQERHIRAELLAAFLRRDQKGAEEVTIADFLTLPTEAPIPNFNPPPDSYITQFQHWLQGDEARGLARDWLEILGGSDRSPQTVLQDFSQCMDDFQKQQLQDYDALAKVLSSLQQRLTDPEETKNLTKIAQRIAGTHTELKKVASRRLHDELARASILPIYGFPIDVVRLMTAQAEHRLERDRRLALGEYAPGQDVVVDDRVYTSVGIVQPEKLEKRHYWVCQHCNYFTSSPQPRSYDQCPVCGAAPRLPIEKNTRVYKIPNAFTTDWRQPAKVTPYIKPLRQPTSQIFLAKEGDRAECLSHADQPVHLIYSQGGRFFLSNQGSLIGARGFRNQGFAICRLCGRDLTEKAGEQKSKSLKTQGKSTSSL